One Amphiprion ocellaris isolate individual 3 ecotype Okinawa chromosome 5, ASM2253959v1, whole genome shotgun sequence genomic region harbors:
- the LOC111565100 gene encoding G-protein coupled receptor 22-like — METGSYTSSPATTNWVGTAADLEGMDVLREHGAGVSSSTPASWFMPYSLGFQVSLTAFLMLELVLGFSSNLTVLVLYCSQSNLVDSVSNMVTVNLHVLDVVVCVLCVPLTLVVVLLPPGPNLALLCCFHEACVTFASIATAINILVISLDRYDISVRPANRLLTTRRAALLLTAVWVTSVAVFFIPFLETQWSSGEGAEDTGQVTPLSLPSYDVSATVVPAWRNQTLLCVGGQGYRTSLGIYYHLILQVPIFFTTVAVMLFTYSRILRALNIRIGSHMKKNQRFRSPSCRGCHKRQKKSKAGLKMKDGGEAGGEQCTVDGTKQLNHPPLIPSPSPTPTATSPPALSSSAPLVSPDMGAATPMPATVGVQASVSAIIALRRAVRRHRDRRERQRRVFRMSLIIITTFLGCWAPLSVTNVLILGIGPTDALVSLRFWFLALAYGTTVSHPLLYAFTRQKLRRALRAKVKKRVVSLLQVDPSPGGTVIHNSWVENRKTSRQVRLEASEGTDRCLAEAL; from the coding sequence ATGGAGACTGGCAGCTACACCTCAAGCCCAGCCACCACCAACTGGGTTGGGACGGCGGCTGACCTGGAGGGAATGGACGTCCTTCGGGAGCACGGAGCAGGGGTCTCATCCAGCACTCCCGCATCCTGGTTCATGCCGTACTCACTGGGCTTCCAGGTGTCACTCACTGCCTTCCTCATGCTGGAGCTGGTGCTGGGTTTCAGCAGCAACCTGACTGTGCTGGTGCTCTACTGCTCTCAATCCAACTTAGTGGACTCAGTGAGCAACATGGTGACGGTCAACCTGCACGTGTTGGATGTGGTGGTATGTGTGCTGTGCGTTCCCCTCACTCTGGTGGTCGTGCTTCTGCCCCCGGGACCGAACCTGGCTTTGCTCTGCTGCTTCCACGAGGCCTGCGTCACGTTTGCCAGCATCGCCACAGCCATCAACATCTTAGTTATCAGCTTGGACCGATACGACATCTCGGTTCGACCGGCCAACAGGCTGCTGACAACACGTAGAGCAGCGCTGCTCCTCACTGCTGTCTGGGTCACCTCGGTCGCTGTGTTTTTCATCCCGTTCTTGGAGACGCAGTGGTCCAGTGGAGAAGGAGCTGAGGACACCGGGCAGGTGACACCTTTGTCTTTGCCCTCATATGATGTCAGCGCCACAGTGGTGCCAGCGTGGCGAAACCAGACTCTCCTGTGTGTTGGCGGTCAGGGCTATCGCACAAGCCTGGGTATATATTACCATCTTATCCTACAGGTGCCCATCTTCTTCACCACTGTGGCAGTCATGTTGTTTACCTACTCCAGAATACTGAGAGCTTTAAACATTCGGATTGGCTCCCACATGAAGAAGAACCAGCGTTTCAGGAGCCCCTCCTGCAGGGGGTGCcacaagagacagaaaaagagcaaGGCGGGGCTTAAAATGAAAGATGGCggggaggcaggaggagagCAGTGCACTGTAGATGGCACCAAACAGCTCAATCATCCTCCCCTCATCCCTTCCCCGTCTCCCACCCCAACAGCTACCTCCCCCCCTGCTCTGTCCTCTTCTGCTCCACTTGTCTCCCCTGATATGGGTGCTGCCACCCCCATGCCGGCCACAGTGGGCGTCCAGGCGTCTGTGTCCGCCATCATCGCCCTGCGTCGGGCAGTGCGACGACATCGGGATCGACGAGAGCGCCAGAGACGGGTGTTTAGGATGtccctcatcatcatcacaacCTTCCTGGGCTGCTGGGCTCCCCTCTCTGTGACCAACGTGCTGATCCTGGGTATTGGCCCCACTGATGCCCTGGTCAGCCTGCGCTTCTGGTTTCTAGCTCTGGCATATGGCACCACCGTCTCCCACCCCCTGCTCTACGCCTTCACCCGGCAGAAACTGCGTCGTGCCCTCCGTGCCAAGGTGAAGAAGAGGGTGGTGTCCCTGCTCCAAGTGGACCCTTCACCAGGGGGCACCGTAATACACAACTCCTGGGTGGAGAACAGAAAAACCAGCCGGCAGGTGCGACTGGAAGCCAGCGAAGGAACTGACCGCTGCCTGGCAGAGGCCCTGTGA